The following is a genomic window from Pyxidicoccus trucidator.
GCTACGGGCTGGAGGCTTCGCCCGTGGACTTCGGGGTCCTCGTCGCCGCGGCGCTCGTGCTGCTTCGCTGGAAGGCGCGACCCGCGGCGGAGCACCCCGGGTTGCCGGAGGCTCCGCTGCTTGCCGCTTCAACGGTCAGGTGACGCCAGGTACCAGGCTGCCACGCTCAGAGCGGCTCCCAGCCGTTCTCGGTGCAATAGCCGACGAACTCGTCGGTTCCGTAAAAGGAGTAGGTACCCTCGAGATGGTATTGCACGTAGTGCAGGCCGCAGCTGGGATAGATGTGCCCGACCACCGTCGTGTAGGTGGCGTCGCTGTAGAGCGTCGTCACGTAAGCGGCTTCCCGGTAGCCGGCGCTGGCCGGGCTGGCGCTCAGGAAGACGGCCGCGACAGCGAGAGAGGACAAGATCCGCTTTGCCATTGGTTCCTCCACGGTTTGATTGGATACCCACCTGTTCGTGCGAGAGGGTTTATCGCCCACCGGCACGAGTCGTGAGTAGAGCCGAGTAGGAAGAGCAAATCTAGCGCATGGGAGAAATGCAGCGCCCAATCGGGCAGGCTCAGTTCGCGGGACCCGAGGTGGCGGGGCGCGGGGGTGGGTAGGCGGGCACAAAACACCCGTCCTTGTACACGTAGCCGTTCTCTTCACAGTCCTTCTGGGACCAGTCCAGCTTCAGCCAGCAGCTGCCCTGGAGGGGAACCTGCCCTTTGCGTGGACAGCGGCCGCGGGGGTCTGGCCGCTGCTGTCCCGGGAAGGGCTTGAGTGGCATGTCCACGGCGATGGTTGACCACGCGAACGGGGCGATGGATGACGGCACCGGCTCCATCAGCGCGGAGTCACCGACAGCGACAGCGCCGCCATCCAGCGCCTCTCCTTGCGCTGAAGCTCGGACCTCCGCGGGCGCGTCTCCGGCCGACATGCTCAGCATCCACCCGGCCAGAGTAAGTGCCACTCCCAGGCTTGCCGCCGCGACCCACGGACTCCAACCCGTACGACGCGCCGGGGACGCGACGCGCGGGCGAGATGTCCACGCGTCCTCGGACTCAGGCGCTGGCCGGACGAAGAGGGACGCATCCGCCTCCGGACCCGCATGGCGAGCGGCCCGCTCCAGCGCCACCGCGAGCTCACGGGCGCTACCGCGCGTCTCGGGGGTGGGGGAGAGCATTCGTGAAACGAGGGCGCTCAGCTCCGCGCAGCAGCGTTCGTTGAGCGCTCCCGGAGGACGAGGTCCATTCCCGGCCAGGAGCCAGAGCCGAGCGCCGTCATCCGCGGTTGCAAGCGAAGGGGGGTACTCCCCTGTCATCAGTCGGTAGGCGGTGACGCCCAGCGCGAAGACATCATCCGCCGGCCCGGGGGCGTAGGGCACGGCCACGTCCCTGTCAGGGTCAAGCACGTACCGCCACGCCTCCGGCGAGCGGTACTCCGGAGTGCCGGGAGGAAACGGCGGCGAGGTCAGCGGGGTGGCGCCCAGGTAGTTCCCGGAACCAAAGTCGGTGAGGAAGACGTGGCCGTCGGAATGCCGCACCAACACGTTGTCACCTTTGACGTCCCTGTGGACGCCGCCCGCTGAATGGGTGGCCTCGAGGGCGCGCGCCAGGGTGGCGAGGAGCCGGAGCAGCTGACGGGAAGAGGGCAGGTGCGCTTGCGCCCAGATGTACAGGGACGCGCCCTGCACGAACTCCATGGCGAGGTAGGGGTAGCGCGCGCCGGCCGCGTCCTTCCAGTGCCCCGAGTCCAGGAGGCGAGGGACGGCCGGGTGGCATAGGCGGGAGAGGAGCTCTCCTTCTCGCTTGAAGCGCGCATCGCGAGGGTAGAGGGCCAGCTTGAGGGCCACGGGCCCTGGCGTTTCCTGCTCGGGGCCCACGGCAAGGTAGACGGCGCCGTAGGTGCCCATGCCCAGCCGGTTCACCACGCGCCACGGCCCGACCTGGGTGCCCGGAGGAAGGCGTGCCGGATTCAGGTAGCCACCTGCCATGAGGTTCCTCGCGGAGAAGGGATGCGGTGCACCCGCCATCGAGGAGACTACTCGCGGAGTAGGCCTGTGTCTGCGCGACGGTGGGCGACCCGGGCGCTGCGCCGCGAAGCACCCACGGTGATCTACGACCCGGGGCGATTCCCTGAGAAGCCCCCACGGTGGGCCCACAACCCGGGGCGGGGGCACTGCCACGTGAGGCACCCCACGGTGGGCCCACAACCCGGGGCGGGGGCACTGCCGCGTGAGGCACCCCGCGGTGGGTCCACAACCCGGGGCGTTGCCGTGTGAGGCCCCCCTGTCAGACCCACCCGGTAGACAGGTGCAGGCGGAAGGAACGTTCATACCGCGGAGGCTCCTCCCCCGAGGGGGAGGGCGAAGCGGAGGGGCGGCTCGTTCACGGCAGTCAGTCGCCCGAGGGAAGGGAAGGGGATGGGGATGGGGATTCTGGAGATGATGCACGCCGAGTCCATGCGCGAGGCGGCGGCGTTGCTGGCGTGGCGGGGGTACGACAACGTGCAGGCCTCGGGGCTGGCCCAGGCCATGCGGATGTCGGTGGGCACGCTGTACCGGCGCTACGGCAGCAAGCTGGGCCTGGCCCTGGCCGTGCGCGACTTCACCGAGAAGGAGCTCAGCTACCAGGCGGAAGTCGCCTTCATGTTGAGCCACGGCAGGCCGGGCGTGAGCTTCGGCCAGGCCTTCCACGCTTTCTGGTGGGAGCTGGCCCGGTGGGCGCTGGCGCAGCCGGACTTGTTCGGCTTCACCTTCCTGCACTGGCACGCGCGGGAGTATGGGCCGCGCTCGCCGCCCGCTCCCGGGCCTCGGGCGGCTGGAGCGCTCATCTCGCGACAGTCGTACGGCGGGGCGACGCGGGCGCTGGTGCGCGAGGTGCTGGAGAAGGGCGAGCGCGACGGGGCGCTCGTCCCCGGCTGCGTCCGGCTGGGCGAGGGGTTGGTGTGGGGCGCGCTGGTAGACTTGGCGCGCACGGCGGCCCAGAACGGCGAGCAGGTAGGCGAAGCCGAGGTGCTCGCGTCGGCGCGGGCCCTCTGGCGAGCCCTGGTGCGCGAACAAGACGCCGGGCCTCGCGGTACGGGCACGCCATCCCCTGGCGAAGACTCCGGCCCCCGAGGCGCTGGCACTCCTTTCGCCAGGTTGGGCGTCCCAGAAGGAGGCCGAGCCGCTGAGGTGGCAGCCTCCCAACGGGCGACCCGAGAGCGTGGTTCAAGAAGGGCGAAAGTCGAGT
Proteins encoded in this region:
- a CDS encoding serine/threonine protein kinase, with the protein product MAGGYLNPARLPPGTQVGPWRVVNRLGMGTYGAVYLAVGPEQETPGPVALKLALYPRDARFKREGELLSRLCHPAVPRLLDSGHWKDAAGARYPYLAMEFVQGASLYIWAQAHLPSSRQLLRLLATLARALEATHSAGGVHRDVKGDNVLVRHSDGHVFLTDFGSGNYLGATPLTSPPFPPGTPEYRSPEAWRYVLDPDRDVAVPYAPGPADDVFALGVTAYRLMTGEYPPSLATADDGARLWLLAGNGPRPPGALNERCCAELSALVSRMLSPTPETRGSARELAVALERAARHAGPEADASLFVRPAPESEDAWTSRPRVASPARRTGWSPWVAAASLGVALTLAGWMLSMSAGDAPAEVRASAQGEALDGGAVAVGDSALMEPVPSSIAPFAWSTIAVDMPLKPFPGQQRPDPRGRCPRKGQVPLQGSCWLKLDWSQKDCEENGYVYKDGCFVPAYPPPRPATSGPAN